The following coding sequences lie in one Alicyclobacillus curvatus genomic window:
- a CDS encoding ABC transporter ATP-binding protein, translating to MSVQIRRVVKRYGAQMVLKDISLTVENGQFVSLLGPSGCGKTTLLNVIAGLIDIEGGEIIVDDEVLSKPGFTLPAEKRNIGMVFQDYALWPHMNVYDNIAFGMKMKRYRKAEIRDRVESVLETVDMKEFGSRTIQQLSGGQKQRIAIARALAISPRLMLMDEPLSSLDAKLRERMRWDLLELVHRTQMTTIYVTHDQSEALSMSHHVVLLHDGYIEQSGTPEDLYHAPRTEFAGQFVGASNILLCNVIDASQKETVLEFHGQRFRMSRGAWQGEGAANLVMDRSQWALNQSVQVMVRPHSLMVAGVQTFDEHVSQQGDISEDILVWHSVVKQKSYHGNEWQYRVELTGEHVKTQKTVVEVWSNERLDIGDACVVMCPISAMHPLATTPVTLTATPI from the coding sequence ATGTCGGTACAAATTCGTCGGGTTGTCAAGCGGTACGGCGCTCAGATGGTCTTGAAAGACATTTCTCTGACGGTAGAGAACGGACAGTTTGTGTCTCTACTGGGCCCATCAGGATGTGGAAAGACAACACTTCTCAACGTGATTGCTGGCCTGATTGACATCGAGGGAGGTGAAATCATCGTTGATGATGAGGTCTTGTCGAAACCGGGTTTTACGCTCCCGGCTGAAAAGCGCAACATCGGCATGGTGTTTCAGGACTACGCCTTGTGGCCGCACATGAACGTGTATGACAACATTGCGTTCGGGATGAAGATGAAGCGCTACCGTAAAGCCGAGATTCGAGACAGAGTGGAATCAGTCCTCGAGACCGTTGACATGAAAGAATTTGGCAGCCGCACCATCCAGCAGTTGTCTGGCGGCCAGAAACAGCGGATCGCCATCGCACGTGCCCTCGCAATTTCTCCACGACTGATGCTCATGGACGAACCACTTTCCAGTCTCGACGCGAAGCTAAGAGAACGGATGCGCTGGGATTTACTTGAGTTGGTTCACAGGACCCAGATGACCACCATTTACGTCACGCATGATCAGTCTGAGGCCCTGTCCATGTCTCATCACGTTGTGTTACTTCATGACGGTTACATTGAGCAGTCTGGCACACCTGAAGACCTGTACCACGCGCCGCGCACAGAGTTTGCAGGGCAGTTCGTCGGTGCGTCCAATATTTTGTTATGTAATGTTATTGATGCCAGTCAAAAAGAAACGGTGCTGGAATTCCACGGACAGCGCTTTCGTATGAGCCGCGGTGCGTGGCAGGGAGAAGGTGCCGCTAATCTTGTTATGGATAGATCACAATGGGCATTGAACCAGTCCGTGCAGGTGATGGTGCGCCCACACTCGCTGATGGTGGCAGGGGTTCAGACATTCGATGAGCATGTTTCACAGCAGGGGGACATCTCGGAAGATATTTTAGTATGGCACAGCGTCGTCAAACAGAAGTCGTATCACGGTAACGAATGGCAATACCGCGTGGAACTGACCGGGGAACATGTGAAAACGCAGAAAACGGTCGTAGAGGTGTGGTCGAATGAACGGTTGGACATCGGTGACGCGTGTGTCGTGATGTGTCCAATCAGTGCTATGCATCCACTGGCCACCACGCCTGTAACCCTCACTGCAACACCGATATAG
- the sigY gene encoding RNA polymerase sigma factor SigY, with product MDEFQQITAAKRGDNEALAEVLQKHYLYVFRYLVKVTLHRQTAEDLTQDTMIRAIEKIQLYDPQRSRFPSWLITIATRLFLDHKRRQQREKTLLSPDEVLHGLRWQLESSTENWWVLVDALARLPDHTRAAVVLKHYYGFGYDEIADILKIPAGTVKSRIHHGLSGLRKEWFQSDEEAPSLR from the coding sequence ATGGACGAATTCCAACAGATAACTGCCGCAAAGCGTGGTGACAATGAAGCGTTAGCAGAGGTGCTCCAAAAGCACTACTTGTACGTGTTTAGGTACTTGGTAAAGGTAACCCTGCATCGCCAAACAGCAGAGGACTTGACACAAGACACCATGATACGGGCAATTGAAAAGATTCAACTGTACGATCCGCAACGAAGTCGGTTCCCATCGTGGTTGATTACCATCGCAACACGGCTCTTTCTGGATCATAAGCGAAGGCAACAGCGAGAAAAAACTCTGTTGTCGCCTGATGAAGTATTACACGGCTTGCGCTGGCAGTTGGAGAGCTCAACCGAAAACTGGTGGGTCCTTGTCGATGCCTTAGCTCGACTGCCAGACCACACACGCGCCGCGGTCGTGCTCAAGCATTATTACGGTTTCGGATATGACGAGATTGCTGACATCTTGAAGATTCCTGCCGGCACTGTGAAATCTCGTATTCATCACGGTTTGAGTGGGTTAAGAAAGGAGTGGTTTCAGAGTGACGAAGAAGCACCCTCCCTCCGCTAA
- a CDS encoding extracellular solute-binding protein: MKTHHFNAIRSTVPRKSIRKASLLSVAFGMSLLMLSGCGTSSAVTNAANSGNPSTSGGQSSPNSSSANQSSANQSTGSSANKGTLVIYEAEGYAKPVAKAFTKKTGIQVKIVHLATGSLAAKIQAEGNYPQWDLAWFDGAGTMQALDNEGLLNTGFTPNDLSNYTSLGNSLLPKDDAYFPTGVSAAAVIAYNTKLMTAAEAPKDWSDLLKPQYKNEIAMNDPSISGPTYPFVAGILQTKGLTAGEQYFTSLKQNGLQVFAKNGPTVQAMLSGKVKIALAQDAALTGFQMTGNPIKIIYPPSGTYALAGVIGIAKNAANKSAAEQFVEFCLTPEAQSIMVDAKVSGSDSYHTPLVTGVQANSHVQTSGVKWVVVNAIQAASRRSSVLKWFSDNIVH; this comes from the coding sequence ATGAAAACACATCATTTCAACGCCATCAGGTCAACTGTACCTAGAAAGAGTATTCGCAAGGCTTCTTTGCTCTCCGTTGCTTTTGGAATGTCGCTCTTGATGCTATCGGGGTGTGGCACGTCAAGTGCAGTCACAAACGCTGCAAATTCAGGGAACCCTTCCACATCTGGAGGACAGTCTTCGCCAAACTCATCCTCAGCAAACCAATCGTCAGCAAACCAGTCAACGGGTTCCTCTGCCAACAAAGGGACGCTGGTCATTTACGAAGCGGAGGGATATGCGAAGCCAGTAGCCAAAGCGTTTACCAAGAAAACGGGTATCCAAGTAAAGATTGTCCATCTCGCAACCGGTAGTCTAGCCGCCAAGATTCAAGCGGAGGGAAATTATCCGCAGTGGGATCTCGCTTGGTTCGACGGCGCTGGCACGATGCAAGCCCTCGACAATGAAGGGTTGCTGAATACTGGATTCACTCCAAACGACCTTTCGAACTACACAAGCCTCGGCAACTCTCTGCTGCCAAAAGATGACGCATACTTTCCCACGGGCGTTTCGGCTGCTGCTGTCATCGCCTATAACACCAAACTGATGACTGCAGCAGAGGCCCCGAAGGACTGGAGTGACTTGCTGAAACCGCAGTACAAAAACGAAATCGCCATGAACGACCCTAGCATATCGGGCCCTACTTATCCGTTTGTGGCCGGTATTCTCCAGACGAAGGGTCTGACGGCTGGTGAACAGTATTTCACGAGCTTGAAGCAGAATGGGTTACAGGTCTTTGCCAAGAACGGCCCGACCGTCCAAGCGATGCTGAGTGGGAAAGTCAAAATTGCACTGGCGCAGGACGCCGCGCTGACGGGATTCCAGATGACAGGCAATCCCATCAAAATCATCTACCCGCCCTCTGGTACGTACGCCCTGGCTGGTGTGATTGGCATTGCCAAGAACGCGGCAAACAAGTCTGCCGCAGAACAGTTTGTTGAGTTCTGCCTCACACCGGAAGCACAGTCCATCATGGTTGACGCAAAGGTATCTGGCAGCGATTCGTACCACACCCCTCTTGTTACAGGCGTGCAGGCAAATTCGCACGTGCAGACAAGTGGCGTCAAATGGGTTGTTGTGAACGCCATCCAGGCGGCCAGCAGGAGGAGCTCCGTGCTCAAGTGGTTCAGCGATAATATCGTCCACTAA
- a CDS encoding PLDc_N domain-containing protein, with protein MQELIDMLNIPLGVILPIIAIELILLIMALVDCIRAEQTNGPKWLWILVIVLIEILGPVFYFVFGRKNR; from the coding sequence ATGCAGGAGCTGATTGACATGTTAAATATTCCACTTGGTGTGATTCTACCAATCATTGCAATTGAGCTCATATTACTGATAATGGCTCTTGTTGACTGCATTCGCGCGGAACAAACCAATGGTCCAAAATGGCTCTGGATTTTGGTGATAGTGCTCATCGAAATCCTTGGACCCGTATTCTACTTCGTGTTCGGAAGGAAGAACCGCTAA
- a CDS encoding ABC transporter ATP-binding protein, which produces MTIAIQTAGLTKVLNGVSVVKDVSLSIPEGTICGVVGANGAGKTTLLRLLHGIMWPTSGEIQLFGQPMPRESAPLRQRIGYVASEGTIYPSFRVQDLIEFSASLYERWDAQRCRRLLDALQLPKRQLIRQLSLGMRMQLRLVIRLCTHPDVLLLDEPTNGLDAVIKRQFLQLILDEALNDGTTIVMATHLLPDLERMADSVVVMYKGRMIADGVIDDLKTKFRGYQVVLPNGMPSSVAKSERVLQTEQRGAVWTVIVDDIDGELEQVLRQASTHFETVPQSLEDIFTHVLRREGYSREAILLS; this is translated from the coding sequence ATGACCATTGCCATTCAAACTGCAGGGCTCACCAAAGTCCTAAACGGCGTATCTGTGGTGAAAGATGTCAGTCTTTCTATCCCGGAGGGTACCATTTGCGGCGTCGTAGGTGCGAACGGAGCAGGAAAAACCACCCTGTTGCGACTCTTGCACGGCATCATGTGGCCAACATCCGGTGAGATTCAGTTGTTCGGACAACCGATGCCAAGGGAGTCTGCGCCACTGCGACAGCGCATCGGTTACGTTGCCTCCGAAGGCACCATATACCCGTCGTTTCGTGTGCAGGACTTAATCGAGTTTAGCGCGTCGCTCTACGAGCGCTGGGACGCACAGCGCTGCAGGCGCCTGCTTGACGCACTGCAATTGCCAAAAAGGCAGCTCATTCGCCAACTTTCTCTCGGCATGAGAATGCAACTTCGGCTGGTCATTCGACTGTGCACACATCCGGATGTGCTCTTGCTCGATGAGCCAACGAATGGACTCGACGCTGTTATCAAACGACAATTTCTCCAGCTCATTCTTGATGAAGCCTTGAACGATGGTACTACCATTGTCATGGCGACTCATCTTCTGCCGGACTTAGAGCGGATGGCGGACAGTGTTGTCGTAATGTACAAGGGACGGATGATTGCCGACGGCGTTATTGATGACTTAAAAACCAAATTCCGAGGCTATCAAGTCGTGTTACCAAACGGGATGCCAAGTAGCGTTGCGAAGTCAGAGCGCGTTTTACAAACCGAACAACGTGGTGCTGTTTGGACGGTCATCGTGGACGACATTGACGGCGAATTAGAACAAGTGTTGCGACAAGCAAGTACTCATTTTGAAACGGTGCCACAGAGTCTTGAAGATATATTCACACACGTATTGCGTCGGGAGGGATACAGCCGTGAAGCCATCCTTCTTTCCTAA
- a CDS encoding GntR family transcriptional regulator → MWLQIDPKSPVPVYQQIVDGVKIGIAKGIFQPGERIPSIRESAIDLMLNHNTVAKAYRELEHEGVIVTLRGRGTFVTENRLIPDRELRVGALKDLLKRVLIESHYLQLSEDELFDLLKAVIADWHGNS, encoded by the coding sequence ATGTGGCTTCAAATTGATCCCAAGTCACCTGTTCCCGTTTACCAGCAAATTGTGGATGGAGTGAAAATCGGGATCGCAAAAGGCATCTTCCAGCCTGGCGAGCGGATACCGTCCATTCGTGAGTCTGCAATCGACCTCATGCTGAATCACAACACTGTGGCGAAGGCTTACCGTGAGTTGGAACATGAAGGCGTGATTGTTACTCTGCGGGGTCGCGGTACATTCGTCACAGAAAACCGATTGATTCCTGACAGGGAACTCCGCGTGGGAGCATTAAAGGATCTACTCAAGCGGGTGCTCATCGAATCCCACTATCTCCAGCTATCTGAGGATGAGCTGTTCGACTTGCTAAAGGCGGTTATTGCCGATTGGCACGGCAACTCGTAG
- a CDS encoding NUDIX domain-containing protein encodes MTEHSIAENRVTDNRTTSHRIKVKARLVVRRGNQLLVESRLDDDGRPFYRPIGGNVEFGETSRDAAAREFYEELQMHVDDLHYLGCLEEMYPSTDGGHHEVCFVYEGTVREQELYDGEAFTVVEDVRRYTATWKNVSDFQGDGAETLRPGNLLSLLSIDDACRKGD; translated from the coding sequence ATGACAGAACACAGTATTGCCGAGAATCGTGTGACGGACAACCGTACTACATCGCATCGCATTAAGGTGAAGGCTCGACTTGTCGTCCGCCGAGGCAATCAATTGTTGGTGGAATCTCGCTTGGACGACGACGGGCGTCCGTTCTACAGACCCATCGGCGGTAATGTAGAGTTCGGTGAGACAAGTCGGGATGCAGCTGCGCGCGAATTCTATGAAGAACTGCAGATGCATGTAGATGACCTTCATTATCTCGGCTGTTTGGAGGAGATGTATCCATCTACCGATGGGGGCCATCATGAGGTGTGCTTTGTCTACGAAGGCACCGTTCGTGAGCAGGAACTGTATGACGGTGAAGCTTTCACGGTGGTGGAGGATGTGCGCAGATATACAGCGACATGGAAGAATGTATCCGACTTTCAAGGCGATGGCGCTGAGACGTTACGACCTGGCAATCTTCTGTCTCTGCTGTCAATCGATGACGCTTGCCGAAAGGGAGACTGA
- a CDS encoding sigmaY antisigma factor component, translated as MTPHGHLTWETIVLVVAILLVQGTWLFIDARKHSRWPWFWGLWGLIQAPVPTVVYLFTVRKLGRHLNRGRQEL; from the coding sequence ATGACTCCACACGGACACCTCACCTGGGAAACAATTGTGCTGGTTGTCGCAATCCTGCTCGTCCAAGGAACATGGCTGTTTATCGATGCCCGAAAACACAGCAGATGGCCATGGTTCTGGGGGCTTTGGGGACTCATTCAGGCACCCGTTCCAACCGTGGTATACCTGTTCACTGTTCGCAAGCTCGGTCGGCACCTGAACCGCGGACGTCAAGAACTTTAA
- the lepB gene encoding signal peptidase I, whose protein sequence is MLKRENKHRWLKDLVIPIGVGLFVAFGIRTFVATAAVVPSASMYPTIPATSPQQISVIAVDKIATEFGSIHRGEVVTFHFPDKPSEIYVKRVVGLPGDTVTVTEDAVYVNGKKLDESNINIAKSNGTALGTYHVPAGHYFMLGDNRPPSDDSRLWVHKYVARSAITGRADFVLYPLNKLGTISQSLSSPSK, encoded by the coding sequence ATGTTGAAACGAGAGAACAAACATCGCTGGTTAAAAGACTTGGTTATACCAATCGGGGTTGGCTTGTTCGTCGCGTTTGGAATTCGGACATTTGTAGCAACTGCCGCTGTTGTACCATCAGCATCGATGTATCCAACAATTCCGGCGACGAGCCCCCAGCAGATTTCTGTGATTGCCGTCGACAAGATTGCTACAGAGTTTGGTTCCATTCATCGAGGAGAAGTTGTCACGTTTCATTTCCCCGACAAACCGTCGGAGATTTACGTAAAACGAGTGGTAGGATTACCTGGTGACACGGTCACCGTTACTGAAGATGCAGTATACGTCAACGGCAAGAAGCTCGATGAGTCGAATATCAATATTGCAAAGTCGAATGGAACGGCACTAGGTACCTACCACGTTCCCGCTGGTCATTATTTTATGCTGGGTGACAACCGTCCCCCGTCAGATGATAGCCGCCTGTGGGTACATAAATACGTTGCCCGTTCGGCCATAACGGGCAGAGCGGACTTCGTACTTTATCCATTGAACAAGCTTGGCACAATTTCACAAAGTTTATCGTCGCCGAGCAAGTGA
- a CDS encoding iron ABC transporter permease, with the protein MIRTVGLKNQGSLIGVAILFVLILYPLATLLIQIVFPNVFAVQMSFRPQLAPVLSALTDKLNVEALANYITIGIGGAILATAAGTVTAFAAARGSKAWRVFIEMSVWVVFFAPSYVIAQGWVVLMQDGGVFAQLFGLHNGWSTWFFSRFGLALVMGLKYFPFVHIAVVQAIQNLGGEFAMAGRMNGATPRQVFFKITLPLMTPALLAGMSIAFAEGFGDFGFAAAITPETHMPLVTYQIYQALSEAPVDYSTAALMSLLLIIVTAGALWLQFWWTGRRSYVTVSAQSRTVRQHKAHIGTTLPAALIALLAVVLPVGGSILISLWRVWTNGLTRGNWTLHHYGKELNLSSPSMHALYTSLIYGLGAAIVTSAVALFLGYQLTYKTSRVSRVINVITMASLAIPGIVLAAGFVFAWNASWMHAIGIVLYGTPLCLEMAYIAGAIPYSIRLQHGAMSQLSPNLMTAAQLFGARQWRVVLSIVLPLVSSTTISTFFMTFTHSIFELPASMMLYPAGMPTFSVQTNEQFSKFNWASGSALTIIGVVIVFASYLIGKGVSNRVERRLRAGSIEDRGKEDSQSYSDAVLASSAG; encoded by the coding sequence GTGATTCGAACCGTAGGTCTGAAGAATCAAGGTTCACTCATTGGGGTGGCCATTCTGTTTGTGCTCATTCTTTACCCATTGGCTACGCTGTTGATACAAATTGTCTTTCCGAATGTGTTTGCGGTTCAGATGAGTTTCAGGCCCCAACTCGCCCCAGTCCTCTCAGCGTTGACTGACAAACTGAACGTGGAGGCACTGGCCAATTACATCACGATTGGCATTGGCGGTGCCATCCTTGCAACTGCTGCGGGCACGGTCACTGCCTTTGCTGCCGCAAGGGGGTCCAAAGCATGGCGAGTCTTTATTGAGATGTCCGTCTGGGTAGTCTTCTTCGCTCCATCCTACGTGATTGCACAGGGATGGGTGGTTTTGATGCAAGACGGGGGTGTGTTCGCTCAACTGTTTGGGCTGCACAACGGCTGGTCAACATGGTTCTTTTCACGGTTCGGCTTGGCGTTGGTGATGGGACTTAAGTACTTCCCGTTTGTTCATATCGCAGTGGTGCAGGCCATCCAAAACCTCGGTGGTGAGTTCGCCATGGCGGGTCGTATGAACGGGGCGACCCCGAGGCAAGTGTTCTTCAAAATCACCTTGCCGCTTATGACTCCAGCCCTGCTTGCCGGCATGTCTATCGCGTTTGCCGAAGGATTCGGGGACTTTGGGTTCGCTGCCGCCATTACGCCGGAAACACACATGCCGCTCGTGACTTACCAAATCTACCAAGCTCTTTCTGAGGCGCCAGTGGACTACTCCACAGCCGCGTTGATGTCTCTTCTCTTGATTATCGTGACGGCAGGTGCATTGTGGCTCCAGTTTTGGTGGACGGGACGCAGGTCATATGTCACAGTGTCCGCGCAGTCCCGCACCGTGAGACAACACAAAGCGCATATAGGCACAACCTTGCCGGCGGCACTCATTGCCCTGCTTGCCGTCGTGTTGCCTGTCGGGGGGAGTATTCTGATTTCACTGTGGCGCGTTTGGACGAATGGCTTGACGCGCGGCAACTGGACCCTTCATCACTATGGCAAAGAACTAAACCTTTCCTCGCCCAGCATGCACGCGCTTTACACCAGTCTCATTTACGGCCTTGGCGCCGCTATCGTTACAAGCGCAGTGGCGTTGTTTCTCGGATATCAACTCACCTACAAAACCTCGCGCGTGAGCCGCGTTATTAATGTCATCACGATGGCGTCGCTTGCTATTCCTGGCATCGTTCTGGCGGCAGGATTTGTCTTCGCCTGGAATGCCTCGTGGATGCACGCCATTGGAATAGTGTTGTACGGCACACCCCTGTGTCTGGAAATGGCCTACATCGCGGGGGCGATACCTTATTCCATCCGTCTTCAGCACGGTGCTATGAGTCAACTCTCGCCGAATCTGATGACGGCCGCACAGCTCTTTGGTGCGCGCCAGTGGCGTGTCGTCCTAAGTATCGTGCTGCCGCTTGTGAGTTCAACGACGATTTCTACGTTTTTCATGACGTTTACGCATAGCATTTTTGAATTGCCGGCTTCCATGATGCTATATCCAGCCGGTATGCCCACGTTTTCCGTTCAAACCAATGAACAGTTTTCCAAGTTTAACTGGGCGTCTGGGTCTGCCTTGACCATCATTGGCGTGGTCATTGTTTTTGCCAGTTACCTCATCGGTAAAGGGGTCAGCAACCGCGTCGAGCGTCGATTGCGTGCCGGGTCCATTGAAGACCGAGGCAAAGAGGATTCACAAAGCTATTCGGATGCCGTTCTGGCATCATCTGCGGGTTGA
- a CDS encoding LysR family transcriptional regulator — MLTLQQLRAFVLTVRYRKLASVAQAMDVRQPTITFHLSKLEEAVSLPIFVSNSRQTWRLTDFGQSLYQYAERMITLEDEILALVEDTAQLKKGKVRIGSTHTPATYLFPQVLSTFRSHYRDVGLSLDVAPSHLLLPKVLNYDLDFCCINYYPSGESDLQAQPIVEDEFVVICHPDSEAAQATDLQPSDFARFPIIMHERSSMSRQVIDNWFQEHRVQPNVLMDVSGTETMKQMVKQNLGVAIVSGLSCREERAQGQLVTVSLPGFAAKRIIYAVHRKDVRLSHAAEIFLHMLKQAGLQMLVKSGIL, encoded by the coding sequence ATGCTGACACTTCAGCAATTGCGTGCTTTTGTACTTACCGTTCGTTATCGGAAACTGGCGAGTGTCGCACAGGCAATGGATGTTCGCCAGCCCACCATTACGTTTCACTTGTCGAAGTTAGAAGAGGCTGTTTCCCTGCCGATATTCGTATCAAACTCGCGGCAGACATGGCGTCTTACGGATTTTGGACAATCCCTCTACCAATATGCTGAACGCATGATAACGCTGGAAGACGAGATTTTGGCGCTGGTGGAGGACACGGCGCAGCTAAAGAAGGGAAAGGTTCGAATCGGATCGACCCATACACCTGCAACCTACCTGTTTCCTCAGGTGCTGTCCACTTTTCGTTCCCACTACAGGGATGTTGGCTTGTCACTTGACGTAGCACCATCGCATCTCCTGTTGCCAAAAGTCCTCAATTACGACCTGGACTTCTGCTGCATCAATTACTACCCCTCCGGAGAGAGTGATTTGCAGGCACAACCGATTGTGGAGGACGAGTTTGTTGTGATTTGTCACCCTGACAGCGAGGCCGCCCAAGCGACGGACTTGCAGCCGTCTGATTTTGCCCGCTTTCCCATCATCATGCATGAGCGCTCCTCGATGAGTCGTCAGGTGATTGACAACTGGTTCCAAGAACATCGAGTTCAGCCGAACGTGCTGATGGACGTGTCCGGCACTGAGACGATGAAGCAGATGGTCAAACAGAATCTCGGTGTGGCGATTGTGTCCGGTCTGAGCTGTCGGGAGGAACGTGCGCAAGGGCAACTTGTGACCGTGAGCCTACCCGGATTTGCAGCCAAACGCATCATCTACGCTGTTCACCGAAAGGACGTCCGCTTAAGTCATGCTGCTGAAATTTTTTTGCACATGTTGAAACAGGCTGGACTGCAGATGTTGGTAAAATCGGGCATCCTATGA
- a CDS encoding GNAT family N-acetyltransferase yields the protein MFSVRVNDKTTIDLLQQQHKEELFALIDANREHLRQWLLWVDKRRTAQDFEPIIPIWIQNYADNNGFDAGIRYDGELVGMVGLHYIDWKDKITSIGYFLGEAHQGKGIVTNCVRTLLQHIFRDLGLNKVVIQCAAENIRSRAVPERLGFREEGVARDGQWLYNRYVDLVNYSLLRREWESESRP from the coding sequence GTGTTCTCGGTTCGGGTGAATGATAAGACAACGATAGATTTGCTGCAACAGCAGCATAAAGAGGAGTTGTTTGCGCTCATAGATGCGAACCGCGAACATCTGCGTCAATGGCTGCTGTGGGTTGACAAGAGACGGACTGCACAAGACTTTGAGCCTATCATCCCGATTTGGATTCAAAACTATGCCGATAATAACGGCTTTGATGCGGGCATTCGATATGACGGTGAACTGGTGGGGATGGTGGGACTTCATTATATTGATTGGAAGGATAAAATCACCAGCATCGGCTATTTTCTTGGTGAGGCCCACCAAGGTAAAGGCATCGTGACCAATTGTGTTCGGACTCTTCTCCAGCATATTTTCCGCGATTTAGGCTTGAATAAAGTCGTCATTCAGTGTGCCGCCGAAAACATCAGGAGTCGAGCCGTGCCAGAAAGACTGGGATTTCGCGAAGAGGGTGTCGCACGAGATGGGCAATGGCTTTACAATCGTTACGTCGACTTAGTGAATTACAGTTTGCTGCGAAGAGAATGGGAGTCCGAGTCCCGGCCGTAG
- a CDS encoding YxlC family protein, producing MTKKHPPSANDTSHLDASQQGFNEARDGEDREKNSDDLLITDLVDSLSRLETIAPTAPPALAQFRHLVEDTRAHERQRLRRDVSLFLVVALCVAMSWLLGMRFTPRTFIDFLIAASALSVIGTPVGLVMRRGRKEVSR from the coding sequence GTGACGAAGAAGCACCCTCCCTCCGCTAACGACACCTCCCATCTCGACGCGTCACAGCAGGGATTCAACGAGGCGCGTGATGGAGAAGACAGGGAAAAGAATAGCGATGACCTGCTGATAACTGATTTGGTCGACAGTCTCAGCCGTCTCGAGACGATTGCGCCGACAGCGCCTCCTGCACTCGCACAGTTTCGTCACCTCGTTGAAGATACCCGGGCTCATGAACGGCAACGGCTGCGTCGCGATGTCTCACTCTTCCTCGTAGTAGCTCTCTGTGTCGCCATGAGTTGGCTGCTCGGCATGCGCTTTACGCCAAGAACGTTTATCGACTTCTTGATTGCGGCGTCCGCCTTGTCTGTCATCGGAACCCCGGTTGGCCTCGTCATGAGACGCGGACGCAAAGAGGTTTCACGATGA